The Wansuia hejianensis genomic interval CAGAAATCGCATATATTACACCGGAAGGAGTCGAGACGCTGAAACAGCCGGGGCATGAGATGAAGATCTGTTCCTTTTTGTGGGTGTATTACGGGTATCCCACTTCTTCCTACGAGGGCGTCAATGTAGAAGAAATGCGGTATAAATGCGGCAGTATGCTGGCAAAGCGTGACGGGGATTCCGTTCACCCGGACAGTGTGGCCGGCGTGCCGGATTCCGGTGTGGCCCATGCAATCGGTTACGCCAACGAATCAGGAATCCCTTATGCGAGGCCGTTTATCAAATATACGCCAACCTGGCCCCGTTCTTTTATGCCCACGGATCAGAATCAGAGGAATCTGATTGCACGGATGAAGCTGATTCCTGTACAGGCGCTGATTAATAATAAAAAGCTGCTGCTGATTGATGATTCAATTGTCCGCGGCACACAGCTCAGGGAGACAACCGAATTTTTATATCAGAGCGGCGCTAAGGAGGTACATGTCCGTCCTGCGTGCCCCCCGCTTTTGTACGGCTGTAAGTTCCTGAATTTCTCGCGGTCGAAATCGGAGATGGAATTGATTACCAGGCAGACGATCCGGAAGCGCGAAGGCGACAGCTGCCCCCAGGAGGTGTTGGATGAATATGCCGATCCCTGCAGCTGCCGGTATGCTCAGTTAATTGAAGATATCAGGAAACAGCAGAATTTTACAACGCTCCGTTTTCATCGGCTGGATGATCTGCTGGCGTCTATTGGGATTGATCCTTGCAAGGTTTGTACGTATTGCTTTAACGGAAAAGAATAGAATGGCCTGGAAACTTAAGTGTAACAAGAGATAGGAATTATCTTTTGTTACACTGTTTTTTATTTCATAGGATAGTTCCGGGGGATGCGCACTCCGCACTGAGAAAATATGGCCGCTGAGGCGACCGCGCTCCGGCGCGCGAGTCCGGCAAGCCAGTATCTTGTCAGGTAAATTCGGCGGGCAGGCTGGTGATGTACAATAGGGTTCGAGGAGGAATCAGGTGGAATACAAGTTGCTGTGCATGTAACCCAGTCCCTGAGAGATTTCCAGCGCCGCCTGGCTGACTTTTTGGCCGAGTAGTTGAACGCGGTCTATATTACGGGGATCTCGGATAAAGACGATAGAAATAGCACCGGCCAGATGGTTATCGATGTCCAAAACCGGAGCGGCTACAGTACCTGCGAAGTAAATATTTTCTGAGGTATCGTCGATAGCATAGCCGATATTTCTTGTATTATGGATGTATTCCAGCAGTGAGTTCATGTCTGAGATGGAAGGCTGGTTGCTGAAGGAAAAGTGTTCGGGAGTTATAATTGACCGGATTTCTTCATCTGTCATGGCGGAGAGCATTGCTTTGCCCATGCCGAGAGAGAGCATAGGCCGGACGTCTCCCACCGAATAGACAGTCTGGAATTCTGAATCAGATATAAATTTCATGATGTAGACCAGATCTGTCATACCGCAGCGGACCGCCATAAAAACAGTCTCCTGAACATCTCTGCACAGACGGGAAAGAACCGGGCGCGCTGCTGTATCCAGGGAGGTTTCGCGCAGATAGGCCAGGCCCAGCTTCAGGCTTTCAATACCCATCCGGTATACTGGAAGCTGACCTTCCTCCATGGTGAGTAAGCCTACGTTTGTCAATGTATGAACGATATTAAATGCAGTGCTTTTGGAGAGGTTCAGTGATCTGGTAATTTGAGCCAGTGTAAGTCCGCTTTTGTTTTGAGAAACCAGCTTTAAAATTTCAAAAGCCTTGATGACTGTGTTGTTCATATCTGGAACCCCTTCCGTTTTTGAGGTCTAGTATACTATACTTTGCAATTCCTGGCAAGAAAATGAAATAGATATATAATTTCTGGTTGACACATGAAGCAGCAGAGTATAATATGAAATTATGATTTTATATAGGAATGACGTTCATATATATGAATGAGCGCACTTTGAAGGAGGTATCTCATGTACACAGGAAAACAGAGAATCATTTGTGCTTTTGAACATAAAAAAGCGGACCGGCTCCCCGTATTTGATGCTATTAATAAACCGGATATGTACCGGGAT includes:
- a CDS encoding amidophosphoribosyltransferase, which gives rise to MGGFFGVASKNECALELFYGVDYHSHLGTRRGGMATYGAEGFNRAIHNIENSPFRTKFDHDVGEMKGNLGIGCISDFEPQPLLIQSKLGSFAITTVGKVNNYDELRVRLFNSAHSHFQEMTNGQVNVTELIAALICEKDSILEGMEYVQEIVDGSMTMLVMTKEGIYAARDRFGRTPLVIGHKEGAYCVSFESHAYINLGYNDYRELGPAEIAYITPEGVETLKQPGHEMKICSFLWVYYGYPTSSYEGVNVEEMRYKCGSMLAKRDGDSVHPDSVAGVPDSGVAHAIGYANESGIPYARPFIKYTPTWPRSFMPTDQNQRNLIARMKLIPVQALINNKKLLLIDDSIVRGTQLRETTEFLYQSGAKEVHVRPACPPLLYGCKFLNFSRSKSEMELITRQTIRKREGDSCPQEVLDEYADPCSCRYAQLIEDIRKQQNFTTLRFHRLDDLLASIGIDPCKVCTYCFNGKE
- a CDS encoding IclR family transcriptional regulator, which gives rise to MNNTVIKAFEILKLVSQNKSGLTLAQITRSLNLSKSTAFNIVHTLTNVGLLTMEEGQLPVYRMGIESLKLGLAYLRETSLDTAARPVLSRLCRDVQETVFMAVRCGMTDLVYIMKFISDSEFQTVYSVGDVRPMLSLGMGKAMLSAMTDEEIRSIITPEHFSFSNQPSISDMNSLLEYIHNTRNIGYAIDDTSENIYFAGTVAAPVLDIDNHLAGAISIVFIRDPRNIDRVQLLGQKVSQAALEISQGLGYMHSNLYST